One window of the Prionailurus bengalensis isolate Pbe53 chromosome E1, Fcat_Pben_1.1_paternal_pri, whole genome shotgun sequence genome contains the following:
- the SUMO2 gene encoding small ubiquitin-related modifier 2 isoform X2 → MADEKPKEGVKTENNDHINLKVAGQDGSVVQFKIKRHTPLSKLMKAYCERQGLSMRQIRFRFDGQPINETDTPAQLEMEDEDTIDVFQQQTGGVY, encoded by the exons ATGGCCGACGAAAAGCCCAAG gAAGGAGTCAAGACTGAGAACAACGATCATATTAATTTGAAGGTGGCGGGGCAGGATGGTTCTGTGGTGCAGTTTAAGATTAAGAGGCATACACCACTTAGTAAACTAATGAAAGCCTATTGTGAACGACAG GGTTTGTCAATGAGGCAGATCAGATTCCGATTTGATGGGCAGCCAATCAATGAAACAGACACACCTgcacag TTGGAAATGGAGGATGAAGATACAATTGATGTGTTCCAGCAGCAGACAGGAGGTGTCTACTAA
- the SUMO2 gene encoding small ubiquitin-related modifier 2 isoform X1, translating into MRFREVGRQMCEQKDLEGVKTENNDHINLKVAGQDGSVVQFKIKRHTPLSKLMKAYCERQGLSMRQIRFRFDGQPINETDTPAQLEMEDEDTIDVFQQQTGGVY; encoded by the exons ATGCGGTTTCGAGAAGTTGGGAGGCAGATGTGCGAGCAGAAAGACTTG gAAGGAGTCAAGACTGAGAACAACGATCATATTAATTTGAAGGTGGCGGGGCAGGATGGTTCTGTGGTGCAGTTTAAGATTAAGAGGCATACACCACTTAGTAAACTAATGAAAGCCTATTGTGAACGACAG GGTTTGTCAATGAGGCAGATCAGATTCCGATTTGATGGGCAGCCAATCAATGAAACAGACACACCTgcacag TTGGAAATGGAGGATGAAGATACAATTGATGTGTTCCAGCAGCAGACAGGAGGTGTCTACTAA